ACAGTTCATGTATCGTTTCGTGCAGGCGCTGCGCGAGCGCACGATCATGGATTTCAAAGAGATGTTCCGCAATGTCGAGGTGCTGATGGTGGATGATGTCCAGTTCATCGCCGGCAAGGAATCGACGCAGGAGGAATTCTTCCACACCTTCAACGCGCTCGTCGATCAGGGCAAGCAGATCGTGATTTCTGCCGACCGCGCGCCGGGCGAGATCAAGGGCATGGAAGACCGCATCAAGTCGCGGCTGCAATGCGGGCTTGTCGTCGATCTGCATCCGACCGACTACGAGTTGCGCCTTGGCATTCTGCAATCCAAGGCCGATGCGTTCCGCGCCCAGTATTCGGGTCTTCAGATCGCGCCGGGTGTGCTGGAATTCCTTGCTCATCGCATCACCTCGAATGTGCGGGTGCTCGAAGGCGCGTTGCAGCGGCTCTTTGCCTTCGCCTCGCTTGTCGGGCGCGAGATCGACATGGAGCTGACCCAGGACTGCCTGACCGATATTCTGCGCGCATCGGACCGCAAGCTGTCCATCGAAGACATCCAGCGCAAGGTCGCCGAGCATTACAATATCAAGCTCTCGGATCTTGTCGGGCAGAAGCGCGTGCGCACCATCGCGCGGCCGCGTCAGGTGGCGATGTATCTGGCCAAGCAGATGACAACGCGCAGCCTTCCCGAGATCGGACGGCGCTTTGGCGGCCGCGATCACACCACCATCATGCATGGGGTGCGCAAGATCGAGGAACTCTGTGGCGAGGATCACGGTCTGGCCGAGGATGTTCAGCTTCTGCGCCGCGCCCTTGAGGCTTGATTCCGGACGCGTTTCCATCGACATTCCACGGACCGGCCACCACGCCGGATGAGGCGTGCAATCCGGCGCGCGAGACAGGGGACAGGATATGAAATTCTCGATCGAACGGGCCGATCTGGTCAAAGCCGTGGCGCAGGCGCAATCCGTGGTCGAACGCCGCCACACCATCCCGATCCTCGCCAATGTTCAGATTGAGGCAACGCCCGATGGGGTTAGCTTCCGCGCCACCGATCTCGACACCGAAGTTGTCGACCGCGCCCCGGCCCATGTCGAGCGACCCGGAGCGACGACCGTTTCGGCGCAGATGCTGAACGAGATTTCGCGCAAGCTGCCCGATGGCTCGCTTGTCAGCATTGCCGTGGACAGCGCGAATGAGCGGCTGACCGTGCAGGCGGGCCGTTCGAATTTCAGCCTTGCCACGCTGCCGACCGAGGACTTCCCGGTGATGGCAAGCTCTGAATACAGCGCCAATTTTGCCGCCCCCGCTTCGATGCTGCGCCGGCTTTTCGACAAGTCGAAATTCGCCATTTCGAATGAAGAGACCCGCTATTACCTGAACGGCGTCTATATGCATGTGACCGACTCGGAAGAAGGCAAGGTGCTGCGCTGCGTGGCGACCGATGGCCACCGCCTGGCCCGGATCGACGCGCCACTGCCCGAGGGGGCAGAGGATATGCCGGGCGTGATCGTGCCGAAGAAAACCGTGGCAGAGCTGCGCAAGCTTCTGGAAGACGATGAGGCGCAGATCGCCGTCTCTGTCAGCGAGACCAAGGTCCGCTTCGCCACGCCGAACATTACCCTCACCTCGAAGGTCATCGACGGCACCTTCCCTGACTATACACGCGTGATCCCGATGGGGAATGCCCGCAAGATGGAGGTCGATGCGAGCGACTTCGCCCGCGCGGTGGATCGCGTGGCGACGGTCAGCAGCGAACGTTCGCGCGCCGTCAAGCTGGCGCTCGACATGGATCGGGTGGTGCTGTCGGTCAACGCGCCCGATTCCGGCACCGCGGATGAAGAACTCGCCGTGGCCTATGGCGACGAGGCTTTGGAGATCGGGTTCAACGCCAAATATCTTCAGGAAATCGCGGCCCAGATCGACCGCGAGAATGCGGTCTTCATGTTCAACGGCTCTGGCGATGCGGCGCTGATCCGTGAGGGCACCGACCCTTCGGCCGTCTATGTCGTCATGCCGATGCGCGTGTGACGCTTCACCGCCTGACACTTGCCCAATTCCGATCCTGGCCGCGCCTCGAACTTGATCTCGATGCGCGGCCAGTGGCGCTTTACGGGCCGAATGGCTCGGGCAAGACCAATGTGCTGGAAGCGGTGTCGATGCTGTCGCCGGGTCGGGGCATGCGCGGCGCAGCCCCCGGCGATCAGGCGCGGCAGGGGGTCGGCGCGGGCTGGCGGATCCGGGCGCGGATCGGCGAGCATCAGGTCGAGACCACCGCGCTTCCCGGTGCCCGGCGCGAAGTCGTTCTGGATGATAAACCCTCCCCGCAGGTGACGCTTGGCAAGCTGATGCGGGTGATCTGGCTGACACCTGCGATGGATCGCGTCTGGACCGAGGCTCCCGAAGGACGCCGGCGCTTTCTCGACCGCATCACGCTGAGCTTTCATCCCGATCACGCCGAGGCGACGCTGGCCTATGACAAGGCAATGCGCGAGCGGAACCGGCTATTGCGCGAGCAGATCACCGATCCCGGTTGGTATCGCGCGCTGGAGACGCAGATGGGCGAGGCAGGCGGGCGCATCACCCGCAACAGGCTGGCCGCAATCGACGCGATCATGGCGGCGCAGGATGACGGAATCGGCTTTCCCGCCGCGCGTCTGCGGCTTTTGCCGGGCGAGGGCTTCTCCGATGATCCGAATGGCGCAGACATCGCAGGGCGGTTGGAGGCGATGCGCCCGCGCGATATCGCCGCAGGGCGCAGCCTGACCGGGCCGCATCGCGCCGATCTCGGCGCAAGCTGGGGTGCGGAGGATATGCCCGCCGCGCTATCCTCGACAGGCGAACAGAAAGCTTTGCTGCTGTCGCTGATCCTCGCCAATGCCCGCGCGCTGACCGATCAGCCGGTGGTGCTGCTGCTTGACGAGGTGGCGGCGCATCTCGATGCAGGACGCCGCGCAGCACTTTACGATCAGGTCACATCGCTCGGTGCGCAGAGCCTGCTGACCGGAACCGGGGCAGAGTTGTTCGCCGATCTGGGCGACCGCGCCCGTCGCTTGTCGGTCCGGCGCGAGGCCGGTGCGTCCAAGGCCGAAGACGTCTGATCTAAAGCAGCCACTCGATCGGCAGCACGTTCAGCACATAGACCGCAACCCGGTCCAGCAGACCCAGACCCGGCTCGCTTTCGAGCAGACGCGCGCCGCCATCCTGCCGCGGCTCGCGCCACACCATCTTGTCGTTCTCGGTCAGCATCGGCTGATAGCTGCGACCCCCCAGCCGGTCGGTCATCGCCTCGGCCCCGGTCTGCGCCATGCCGGGGCTGTCGATCAGGAACCCCATCTCGCAATTCAGCAAAGCAGAGCGTGGGTCGAAGTTGAACGACCCGATAAACAGCCGCGCATCATCCACCGAAAATGTCTTGGCATGAAGCGACGCACCGGACGAACCGATCGGACCCAGCTCGGCCTTGCCGGTCAGCGCACCCTCGCGAGGTTTCAACTCGAACAGCTCGACACCGGCTTCCAGCAACTCGCGCCGGTATTTGACATAGCCTGCGTGAACCATCGGCACATCGGTCGCCCGCCAGGAGTTTGTCAGGATGCGAACTTTGGTACCGGCGCCGGCGAGATCCGCGAAGAAACGGCTGCCCTCCTTTCCCGGCACGAAATAGGCCGAGATCAGGTCGAGATTTCGGTCCACATTGCCCAGAATATCGCTGAGCCGGGTGATCATCAGCTCGCCGCGTTCGACCTCGCCAATGCCTTTTGCGGGATCGTCGGCCACGACATCGACCTCGGTCCATTCCATCTGCGGCGCTTCGCCCCCGGCCATTCGTTCCGCCGGGGTGCGCGCGGTCTCGGCAAAGGCGCGACCGGCTTCCGAGCTGCGCGCTTCGCTCACCGCCTTGTCGAAGGCGGCCATGTCCCCGGGTCCCGGCACGACCCTGTCAAGCGCCACCACCGGCGCGCTGTTCCAGTATTCGTCAAAGATCGCCGCAGTGTCCGGCACGACCTGTCCGACCCCGAGCACATCGAGGTCGAGATAGGCCGGCGCATCGCCCACGGCGAAATATTCATTGCCGATATTGCGCCCACCGACGATGGCCGCCGCCCCGTCGACGATGAAGGCCTTGTTGTGCATCCTTCGGTTCATGCGCAGCGGATGCAGGGCGAAGCCTGCCAGCTTCGGGCGGCGGATCGGAGAGGCGTTGAACAGCCTCACCGAAAAATTCGGCAGGCCGTTCAGCGCCGCCAGCATCGGGTCCCAGCCCTCGATGCCATTATCGTCCAGCAAAAGCCGCACCCGGACCCCGCGCTCGGCGGCATCGCGCAGCGCGCTCATCAGCATCATGCCGGATTCGTCCTGGTGCCAGATATAATACATCACATCCAGCGAGCGCTCGGCCCCGTTGGCCAGCGCAATCCTGCTTTGAAGCGCCTGTGTCCCATCGGCCAGCGGGACCACGCCGCTTTGCCCCGGATGGTCGGCCGTCGCTTCCTGTGCGCGGGGGCCGAAAGTTGTCTCGGGATCGAAAGGAGTCGCGGTTTCTTTCGCCTCATCGGCGCGGGTGGGCATCGGAAAAACCAGACGTCCCAAAAGCCAGAATACGGCGATGATGAGAACGATCCAGAATATGAGCAATAACCAACGCATGACGACCTCTGACAAAATACGATCAAGCCTGTCTGGAACGCTATGGACCCACGTTGCAACAGGTCGTGCGACGCCGCCGGAAAACCACGAAATACTGTGTCTTTGCCGTGACTTTGCCGCCGCGAAAGACTATATCTTGGGCAGAATAACAGGAAAATTCAGGCATGACAGATACCGCTTCGCAACAGCCCGAATACGGCGCCGATTCCATCAAGGTTCTCAAGGGGTTGGAAGCCGTCCGGAAACGCCCGGGCATGTATATCGGCGACACCGATGACGGCAGCGGCCTGCATCACATGGTTTACGAAGTCGTCGACAATGGCATCGACGAGGCTCTGGCAGGTCATGCCGATTACGTGCATGTGAAAATCCATTCCGATTCCAGCGTCTCGGTGCGCGATAACGGACGCGGCATCCCGGTCGAGATGCACAAGACCGAGGGCGTCTCGGCGGCCGAGGTCATCATGACCCAGCTTCATGCAGGCGGGAAGTTCGACCAGAACAGCTATAAGGTCTCGGGCGGTCTGCACGGCGTCGGGGTTTCGGTGGTGAATGCGCTGTCCGACTGGCTGGAGCTACGCATCTGGCGCAACGGCAAGGAACATGTCGCGCGCTTCGAAAAGGGCGAAACCGCCGAGCATCTGAAGGTCGTCGGCGACGCACCCGATCAGAAAGGGACCGAGGTGCGTTTCCTTGCCTCGTCCAAGGAAAACGACGAAAGCGGCACTTTCTCCAATCTCGATTTCAGCTTCAAGACGCTGGAAAACCGGCTGCGCGAGCTCGCCTTCCTCAATTCCGGCGTGCGCATCATCCTCGAGGATGAGCGCCCGGCAGAACCGCTGAAGACCGAGCTTTACTATGAAGGCGGCGTCCGCGAATTCGTGAAGTTCATCGACCGCTCGAAAACGGCGGTCATGGAAGAGCCGATCTTCATTGAGGGCGAGCGTAACGGCATCGGCGTCGAGGTGGCGATGTGGTGGAATGACAGCTACCACGAAACCGTGCTGCCCTTCACCAACAACATTCCGCAGCGCGATGGCGGCACCCATCTGGCGGGCTTCCGGGGGGCGCTGACGCGGGTGATCTCGCGCTATGCGCAGGATAGCGGTATTGCCCGACGCGAAAAGGTGGATTTCACCGGCGACGATGCGCGCGAGGGGCTGACCTGCGTGCTGTCGGTCAAGGTGCCGGACCCGAAGTTTTCCAGCCAGACCAAGGACAAGCTGGTCTCCTCCGAGGTGCGCCCGGCGGTCGAGGGTCTGGTGGGCGAGAAACTGGCCGAGTGGTTCGAGGAAAATCCGAACGAGGCCAAGCAGATCGTCGGCAAGATCATCGAGGCCGCGCTGGCGCGCGAGGCCGCGCGCAAGGCGCGCGAACTGACCCGCCGCAAGACCGCGATGGATGTCGCAAGCCTGCCCGGCAAGCTGGCCGATTGTCAGGAAAAGGACCCGGCCCTGTCCGAGCTGTTCATCGTCGAGGGTGACTCGGCCGGTGGCTCGGCCAAGCAGGGGCGTTCGCGCAAGAACCAGGCGGTGCTGCCGCTGCGAGGCAAGATCCTGAACGTGGAACGCGCGCGCTTCGACCGGATGCTGTCGTCGGAAACCGTCGGCACGCTGATCACCGCGCTTGGCACCGGGATCGGGCGGGACGAGTTCGACCTTTCGAAACTGCGCTATCACAAGATCGTCATCATGACAGACGCCGATGTCGATGGCGCGCATATCCGCACGCTGCTGCTGACCTTCTTCTTCCGCCAGATGCCCGAGCTGATCGAGCACGGGCATCTCTATATCGCGCAGCCGCCTCTGTATAAGGTCGGGCGCGGGCGGTCCGAGGTCTATCTCAAGAATGAGGCGGCGCTCGAGGATTATTTGATCCAGCAAGGGGTGGACGGCGCGGCGCTGCGGCTGGCATCGGGTGAATCGATCACCGGCAACGACCTGCTGCGCGTCATCGAGGAAGCCCGGACCGCGCGCCGCATCCTGCGCGCCTATCCGACCCATTACCCGCCCCATATCACCGAACAGGCAGCGATCGCCGGCGCTCTCGTGCCGGGCCGCGTCGATCAGGACGCCGCAGGGGTGGCGACGGCGGTCGCGCAGCGTCTCGATGACGTGGCCGAGGAATATGAGCGTGGGTGGACCGGCCGCCCGACCCAGGATGGCGGCATCCGCATGACCCGCCAGCTTCGCGGCGTCGAAGAGGCGCGGACGCTGGACGGCCCGATGCTGCGTTCGGCGGAATCGCGACGTCTGGGCGAGATGACGCAGGCCTTGCAGGATGTCTATTCCCGCCCGGCTGCCTTGGTGCGCAAGGACCGCGAGATCGCGATCCATGGCCCGCTCAGCCTATTGTCGGCAATCTTCCTCGAAGGCGAAAAGGGCCTGTCACTTCAGCGCTACAAGGGGCTGGGCGAGATGAACCCGGAGCAACTCTGGGAAACCACGCTCGATCCTCAGGCGCGCACCATGCTGCAGGTGAAGGTGGACGACGTCTCGGATGCCGAGGATATCTTCACCAAGCTGATGGGCGATCTGGTCGAGCCGCGCCGCGAATTCATACAGCAGAACGCACTCAGCGTCGAGAATCTCGATATCTGACCCGCGGATTGCGGATTGGTTAAGTCTGACAACATTGTGTCAATCCTGCCGCAGTTTGAGGGCAGGATTGGCACAGAAGCCACGCCTGTCCGTTAGACAGATTGCCGTGAAAACGGTCACGCCATATCGTGTCAGAAGATATTCACCGAGAGTTCGGCTCTCTGTCCGTGGAGTTATTCATGAAAAGAACCCAGTTCGCCCTGTCCGCTCTGACCGCCAGCTTCGCGGCGTCGGCGGCGCTCGCGGGCGGTTACATCGCCCCCCTCGTCGAAACCGAAGTCACGCCGGTCGTCGTCAGTGAGCCGCTCAGCTGGCAGGGCGCCTATGTCGGTGGCACGCTTGGCTATGGGTTCGCCGGCGATGATGAGGTCGGCATCGGGCAAGGGCAGGATTTCGTCTATACGACGCCTGATACGCTCGAACTCAGCGGCGCAGCCTATGGGTGGCGGCTCGGTTATCGGATGCAGCGGACCGGAGCCGCGCGCGACTGGGTCTTCGCGGGGGAGCTTGGCTATGAAGCCGGCGGTATCAGCGACGAGTTCGATACCGCAGGTTATGAAGCGTCGAACGAGATTAGCAATGTCCTGTCGCTGCGGCTTAAATCCGGTGTGCTGAACCAGGCAAAGAACACCTGGTTCTATGGGATTGCCGGGATCAGCCAGGCTGATTTCGACTATCAGATCAGTGGCACGAACGGCGCGGCGGGCGCAGTCGATATCGACGAAAGCGGCAAGTCCGCGACCGGTTATATTCTCGGGCTCGGCATCGAGCGCAAGCTTTCGGCGGACTGGTCCGTGACGGGCGAGTGGGAATACCACAATTACGGCAAAGAGCATCTCGAGGACGTGAACGGCAAATCGACCGAGGCGACGCCAGACTGGCAACAGCTCAAGCTGGGTCTGAACTATCAGTTCTGAGCGGCCGTCCCTGATGCCCGATCATGGCCGCGCTCATTCGGGCGCGGCTTTTTCTTCCGCGCCAGCCTGACAGGAGATCCGCAGAGCGTCGCGCCACTGGTCGCCGCGCCTCAGGATCGTGGTGCGGCCTGCTTTGCATCGGCGTCTTGGGGTCGCGAGGGCGGGGTCTGCACCACTGGCAGCCGCGCCATTTGCACCATCAGGATGCCCGCCGCCACGATACATGCCCCGATCACATCAATCAGGCCAAAGCGTTCGCCCAGGAAAATCGCGGCGATGGTCACGCCGAAGATCGGAGACAGAAAGTGAAAGGTTGCCGCCCGGACCGCGCCGATGCGGTTCACCAGCAGGAACCAGATGAACGTCGCGGCCAGCCCCGGCGCGGCAACGGTATAGAGAAACGCGAATAGCAGCGTCCAGCTCCATGCGATCTCGCGGCCCCATTCCATCACAACTGCGGGAACCGCCAGCGCCACCGCGCCCACCGCCATTTGCAGCCCGACAATCATCAGCATGTTGCGGCTGCCGCTCGTGCCGCGCACCACCAGCGTCGCCACGGTCAGTGCCACAACGGCGATCAGGCACAGCGCCACGCCGAACGGGTCAAGTCCGTCTTGCAACCGCACACCCATGATCAGCACGACGCCGATCACGCCGAGGATCAGCCCGGCCACCGCGATGGGGCGCAGCCGCTCACCCAGCCAGACCCAACCGAAGAATGCCACCAAGAGGGGCATCATCGACGCAATGATCGCCGCAGCCGAGGCCTCGACCGTCTGCATGGCGATCCAGTTCAGCCCCAGATAAAGCGCATTCTGAGCAATGCCGAAGACGATCAGAACGCGCCATTCATTACGGCTGAGACGCCAGCTCTGACCCATGGCGCGGGCGATCAGGATGCCGATCACGGCAGACAGAGCGAAGCGGATAACCAGCGCCGTCAGCGGCGGCGCGGCGGTCACGATGACACGCGTCGAGGTGAAGGCCGACGCCCACATGAAGGCGAAGGCGAGCCCCATTAAGACGGATCTGATATCCATTTCCGACCCCGCTTCACTGACGCTGTGACCATAGGCGCGTGGCGGGGTATCCACCAGACCCCGCGGCTGCAAAAGAAAAAGGCCGCCTCGAAAGGCGGCCTCAGGATCTCGTCCGATGCCGATCAGGCGTTGACGCTGTCCTTGAGCGCCTTGGCGACGGTGACCTTGACCTGCTTGTCGGCCGGCTTGGTCATCATTTCCTGGGTCTGCGGGTTGCGGACCTGACGCTCGGGGCGGGCGCGGCAGGCAACCTTGCCGATGCCCGGAAGGGTCACGGCGCCGCCATTGGAAACTTCACGGGTTACCACAGCCGCAATCGCGTCCAGAGCGGCGGCGGCGGATTTCTTGTCGCTGCCCATCTCTTCGGCGAGCGTGGCGACGAATTGCGTCTTGGTCATCGGCTTGACGGCTTGAGCCATTTATCTGTCTCCTCGTTGCCCCAATCTGGGGAAGTCCATGACCGCTTTCATGCGGCATGGAACTGCTACACTAGGTTTTTCAGGATAATTCAACTGTTTTTCTAAGCTTGCGCCGCGCAATCCGGCAGAAACGGCCCATTCTGACGCGAATTCGAGGATGACGCAGCGTCAATTGGCTGCCTTGCGCTCAGAGGAACGCGGTTTCGGCGAAAGATCGCAGCTTGCGAGAGTGGATCCGCTCCAGCGGCATATCGCGCAGCTTTTCCATCGCGCGCACCCCGATGAGCAAATGGTTGGCAACTTGTGTGCGATAGAAGTCGGTGGCCATGCCTGGCAGTTTCAGCTCGCCATGCAGAGGCTTGTCCGACACGCAGAGCAGTGTGCCATAGGGGACGCGGAAGCGAAAACCGTTCGCCGCGATGGTGGCGCTTTCCATATCCAGCCCGATGGCGCGGGAAAGTGACAACCTGTGGATCGGGCCCGACTGATCGCGAAGCTCCCAGTTACGGTTGTCGATCGTGGCCACCGTGCCGGTGCGCATGATCCGCTTCAGCTCATAGCCGTCCAGCTTCGTGACCTCGGCGACGGCTTCCTGCAATGCGACCTGAACCTCGGCCAGCGCCGGGATCGGCACCCAGACGGGCAGGTCGTCGTTCAAAACATTATCCTCGCGAAGATAGGCATGGGCGAGCACGAAATCCCCGAGGCTCTGTGAATTGCGCAGCCCCGCACAATGCCCGACCATCAGCCAGGTATGCGGTCGCAGCACCGCGATATGGTCGGTCGCGGTCTTGGCGTTGGACGGGCCGACGCCGATATTGACCAGCGTGATGCCCTGATTGCCGGCGCGCTTGAGGTGATAGCTCGGCATTTGCGGCATTTTCGCCAGCGGGATCAGCTCTCCATCGGATCGGCCGATGATCTGGTTCCCCGGCGCGACGAACTCGGTATAGCCCGAAGCCGGATCGTCCAGAACGCTGCGCGCAAAGGCCTCGAACTCGTCCACATAGAACTGATAATTGGTAAACAGGACGAAGTTCTGGAAATGCGCCGGATCGGTCGCGGTGTAATGGGCCAGCCGGGCGAGCGAATAATCCACGCGCTGCGCGGTAAAAGGCGCGAGATCCTGCGAGCCGTCGGCGTAAGGCTCGGCCACACCGTTTACGATGTCGTCATTCACCGTATTCAGATCTGGCACGTCGAACACATCGCGGAGGCTGAAATTCAGCACCCCCTCCTGCGGGACGTTCAAATCCGTTCGCGTGGCAACGGCGAAATGCACCGGCATCGGCGTGTCGCTATAGCCCACGGCGATGGGCGTATCGTGGTTCTTCATCAGC
This genomic window from Paracoccus sediminicola contains:
- a CDS encoding DMT family transporter; amino-acid sequence: MDIRSVLMGLAFAFMWASAFTSTRVIVTAAPPLTALVIRFALSAVIGILIARAMGQSWRLSRNEWRVLIVFGIAQNALYLGLNWIAMQTVEASAAAIIASMMPLLVAFFGWVWLGERLRPIAVAGLILGVIGVVLIMGVRLQDGLDPFGVALCLIAVVALTVATLVVRGTSGSRNMLMIVGLQMAVGAVALAVPAVVMEWGREIAWSWTLLFAFLYTVAAPGLAATFIWFLLVNRIGAVRAATFHFLSPIFGVTIAAIFLGERFGLIDVIGACIVAAGILMVQMARLPVVQTPPSRPQDADAKQAAPRS
- the recF gene encoding DNA replication/repair protein RecF (All proteins in this family for which functions are known are DNA-binding proteins that assist the filamentation of RecA onto DNA for the initiation of recombination or recombinational repair.); its protein translation is MTLHRLTLAQFRSWPRLELDLDARPVALYGPNGSGKTNVLEAVSMLSPGRGMRGAAPGDQARQGVGAGWRIRARIGEHQVETTALPGARREVVLDDKPSPQVTLGKLMRVIWLTPAMDRVWTEAPEGRRRFLDRITLSFHPDHAEATLAYDKAMRERNRLLREQITDPGWYRALETQMGEAGGRITRNRLAAIDAIMAAQDDGIGFPAARLRLLPGEGFSDDPNGADIAGRLEAMRPRDIAAGRSLTGPHRADLGASWGAEDMPAALSSTGEQKALLLSLILANARALTDQPVVLLLDEVAAHLDAGRRAALYDQVTSLGAQSLLTGTGAELFADLGDRARRLSVRREAGASKAEDV
- a CDS encoding AMP nucleosidase codes for the protein MNDDFLPLETPDAVERDYFSDPKAAVQRLAELYDRASGFLTERFVACLGGERPKARYRAFYPEVRLTTTSHSKTDSRLSFGHVTMPGSYSATITRPELFANYLEEQLGLLMKNHDTPIAVGYSDTPMPVHFAVATRTDLNVPQEGVLNFSLRDVFDVPDLNTVNDDIVNGVAEPYADGSQDLAPFTAQRVDYSLARLAHYTATDPAHFQNFVLFTNYQFYVDEFEAFARSVLDDPASGYTEFVAPGNQIIGRSDGELIPLAKMPQMPSYHLKRAGNQGITLVNIGVGPSNAKTATDHIAVLRPHTWLMVGHCAGLRNSQSLGDFVLAHAYLREDNVLNDDLPVWVPIPALAEVQVALQEAVAEVTKLDGYELKRIMRTGTVATIDNRNWELRDQSGPIHRLSLSRAIGLDMESATIAANGFRFRVPYGTLLCVSDKPLHGELKLPGMATDFYRTQVANHLLIGVRAMEKLRDMPLERIHSRKLRSFAETAFL
- the dnaN gene encoding DNA polymerase III subunit beta, whose amino-acid sequence is MKFSIERADLVKAVAQAQSVVERRHTIPILANVQIEATPDGVSFRATDLDTEVVDRAPAHVERPGATTVSAQMLNEISRKLPDGSLVSIAVDSANERLTVQAGRSNFSLATLPTEDFPVMASSEYSANFAAPASMLRRLFDKSKFAISNEETRYYLNGVYMHVTDSEEGKVLRCVATDGHRLARIDAPLPEGAEDMPGVIVPKKTVAELRKLLEDDEAQIAVSVSETKVRFATPNITLTSKVIDGTFPDYTRVIPMGNARKMEVDASDFARAVDRVATVSSERSRAVKLALDMDRVVLSVNAPDSGTADEELAVAYGDEALEIGFNAKYLQEIAAQIDRENAVFMFNGSGDAALIREGTDPSAVYVVMPMRV
- a CDS encoding HU family DNA-binding protein gives rise to the protein MAQAVKPMTKTQFVATLAEEMGSDKKSAAAALDAIAAVVTREVSNGGAVTLPGIGKVACRARPERQVRNPQTQEMMTKPADKQVKVTVAKALKDSVNA
- a CDS encoding phospholipase D family protein, producing MRWLLLIFWIVLIIAVFWLLGRLVFPMPTRADEAKETATPFDPETTFGPRAQEATADHPGQSGVVPLADGTQALQSRIALANGAERSLDVMYYIWHQDESGMMLMSALRDAAERGVRVRLLLDDNGIEGWDPMLAALNGLPNFSVRLFNASPIRRPKLAGFALHPLRMNRRMHNKAFIVDGAAAIVGGRNIGNEYFAVGDAPAYLDLDVLGVGQVVPDTAAIFDEYWNSAPVVALDRVVPGPGDMAAFDKAVSEARSSEAGRAFAETARTPAERMAGGEAPQMEWTEVDVVADDPAKGIGEVERGELMITRLSDILGNVDRNLDLISAYFVPGKEGSRFFADLAGAGTKVRILTNSWRATDVPMVHAGYVKYRRELLEAGVELFELKPREGALTGKAELGPIGSSGASLHAKTFSVDDARLFIGSFNFDPRSALLNCEMGFLIDSPGMAQTGAEAMTDRLGGRSYQPMLTENDKMVWREPRQDGGARLLESEPGLGLLDRVAVYVLNVLPIEWLL
- a CDS encoding outer membrane protein, with the protein product MKRTQFALSALTASFAASAALAGGYIAPLVETEVTPVVVSEPLSWQGAYVGGTLGYGFAGDDEVGIGQGQDFVYTTPDTLELSGAAYGWRLGYRMQRTGAARDWVFAGELGYEAGGISDEFDTAGYEASNEISNVLSLRLKSGVLNQAKNTWFYGIAGISQADFDYQISGTNGAAGAVDIDESGKSATGYILGLGIERKLSADWSVTGEWEYHNYGKEHLEDVNGKSTEATPDWQQLKLGLNYQF
- the dnaA gene encoding chromosomal replication initiator protein DnaA, translated to MKDLWDRASDSLRDRVGSNNHTAWIAPLELTSIDAGEASIATPTRFISDWVQRHYAEAIREALSQAGSPVSRLKFSVTAARKPSSSIAARRKTERPAEAQRGAEHEISAPLDSRFTFENFVVGKPNELAHAAARRVAEGGPVTFNPLFLYGGVGLGKTHLMHAIASEIRSRRPESRVLYLSAEQFMYRFVQALRERTIMDFKEMFRNVEVLMVDDVQFIAGKESTQEEFFHTFNALVDQGKQIVISADRAPGEIKGMEDRIKSRLQCGLVVDLHPTDYELRLGILQSKADAFRAQYSGLQIAPGVLEFLAHRITSNVRVLEGALQRLFAFASLVGREIDMELTQDCLTDILRASDRKLSIEDIQRKVAEHYNIKLSDLVGQKRVRTIARPRQVAMYLAKQMTTRSLPEIGRRFGGRDHTTIMHGVRKIEELCGEDHGLAEDVQLLRRALEA
- the gyrB gene encoding DNA topoisomerase (ATP-hydrolyzing) subunit B, whose amino-acid sequence is MTDTASQQPEYGADSIKVLKGLEAVRKRPGMYIGDTDDGSGLHHMVYEVVDNGIDEALAGHADYVHVKIHSDSSVSVRDNGRGIPVEMHKTEGVSAAEVIMTQLHAGGKFDQNSYKVSGGLHGVGVSVVNALSDWLELRIWRNGKEHVARFEKGETAEHLKVVGDAPDQKGTEVRFLASSKENDESGTFSNLDFSFKTLENRLRELAFLNSGVRIILEDERPAEPLKTELYYEGGVREFVKFIDRSKTAVMEEPIFIEGERNGIGVEVAMWWNDSYHETVLPFTNNIPQRDGGTHLAGFRGALTRVISRYAQDSGIARREKVDFTGDDAREGLTCVLSVKVPDPKFSSQTKDKLVSSEVRPAVEGLVGEKLAEWFEENPNEAKQIVGKIIEAALAREAARKARELTRRKTAMDVASLPGKLADCQEKDPALSELFIVEGDSAGGSAKQGRSRKNQAVLPLRGKILNVERARFDRMLSSETVGTLITALGTGIGRDEFDLSKLRYHKIVIMTDADVDGAHIRTLLLTFFFRQMPELIEHGHLYIAQPPLYKVGRGRSEVYLKNEAALEDYLIQQGVDGAALRLASGESITGNDLLRVIEEARTARRILRAYPTHYPPHITEQAAIAGALVPGRVDQDAAGVATAVAQRLDDVAEEYERGWTGRPTQDGGIRMTRQLRGVEEARTLDGPMLRSAESRRLGEMTQALQDVYSRPAALVRKDREIAIHGPLSLLSAIFLEGEKGLSLQRYKGLGEMNPEQLWETTLDPQARTMLQVKVDDVSDAEDIFTKLMGDLVEPRREFIQQNALSVENLDI